Proteins encoded in a region of the candidate division TA06 bacterium B3_TA06 genome:
- a CDS encoding protein arginine kinase, with protein sequence MTSRNMKSGLKASKVGAWLSGKGPQADIVISSRIRLARNVAGVSFLPKASPQEQKELVSSINRALAEALISNGRGVVHVEDLSPLEAQFLLERHLISADFLKSKGPRGFFATEDETFSLMINEEDHLRLQVLASGLSLKEAFKRTSEIEERLNSALPFAYSERYGFLTACPTNVGTGMRASILIHLPGVILTREIDRVLRGVLQLGLSVRGTYGEGTETKGHIFQISNQRTLGQSEEEIVETLIRMAEQLIRYERDAREYLSTKMDTYIEDKVMRSFGILRYARTLTSEEALNLLSALRLGLGSLKGLDAAKINKLMILTRPANLQFFFDEELSPEQRDRKRAELIREALKDVEP encoded by the coding sequence ATGACCTCAAGAAATATGAAGAGCGGACTGAAGGCCAGTAAGGTTGGAGCCTGGCTTTCAGGCAAAGGGCCCCAAGCTGACATCGTTATCAGCTCCCGGATACGCCTTGCACGCAACGTGGCCGGGGTATCCTTCCTTCCAAAAGCGTCTCCCCAGGAACAGAAGGAACTGGTTTCCAGCATAAATCGAGCGTTGGCTGAGGCGCTTATCTCTAACGGACGCGGGGTTGTCCATGTGGAGGACCTGTCGCCACTTGAAGCTCAGTTCCTTCTGGAGCGTCATCTGATCTCAGCGGATTTCCTGAAAAGCAAGGGGCCGAGAGGATTCTTTGCCACAGAAGACGAGACATTCAGTTTGATGATAAACGAGGAGGATCATCTCAGGCTTCAGGTTCTTGCATCAGGGCTTTCCCTTAAAGAGGCCTTCAAGCGCACGAGCGAGATCGAAGAACGTTTGAACTCGGCGCTGCCGTTTGCCTATAGCGAGCGCTACGGCTTTCTTACCGCTTGTCCTACCAATGTAGGCACCGGGATGCGCGCCTCGATACTCATCCACCTCCCAGGGGTGATTCTAACCAGGGAGATCGACCGTGTACTGCGCGGAGTTCTGCAGTTGGGACTTTCAGTACGAGGCACGTACGGCGAGGGCACCGAGACCAAGGGACATATCTTCCAGATCTCCAACCAGCGCACCCTGGGGCAGAGCGAGGAGGAGATCGTTGAGACCTTAATCAGGATGGCAGAGCAGCTTATCCGCTACGAGCGCGACGCACGAGAGTACCTTTCGACCAAGATGGACACCTACATCGAGGATAAGGTCATGCGCTCCTTTGGAATCCTCCGCTATGCCCGTACCCTTACCAGCGAGGAGGCACTTAACCTACTCTCTGCTCTGCGGTTGGGGCTTGGTTCCTTGAAAGGACTCGATGCAGCGAAGATCAATAAGCTTATGATACTTACCCGACCTGCG